A part of Variovorax sp. HW608 genomic DNA contains:
- a CDS encoding branched-chain amino acid ABC transporter permease — MSWSAWAELLAGGLITGGIYALVAIGLNLQYGLMRIMNISHGEFLMLGAFLTWWAHSAWGVSPLVFLPAAFALLMVLGMAVHRLCFRQVAARAPNVEVFEARSLMVGFGLMFFVQNAALLIWGGDLRGYDYLAEPVQFADLRFTANKLVLFGVALALSLVLIALLKLTLLGKAVRALMQSPVGAQLVGINTRRLHPLMFGIGLGLSGVAGGLLSMTYEISPSMGAPYTVTALIVITLGGFGSIAGSLVGGLLLGVVEALGMHFTSPSLKMLLSYAVFIGVLIWRPNGLFSR; from the coding sequence GTGTCCTGGAGTGCGTGGGCCGAGCTGCTGGCCGGCGGATTGATCACGGGCGGCATCTACGCGCTGGTGGCGATCGGGCTCAACCTGCAGTACGGCCTGATGCGCATCATGAACATCTCGCACGGCGAGTTCCTGATGCTCGGCGCCTTCCTGACCTGGTGGGCGCATAGCGCGTGGGGCGTCTCGCCGCTGGTCTTCCTGCCGGCGGCCTTCGCGCTGCTCATGGTGCTCGGCATGGCGGTGCACCGGCTGTGCTTCCGGCAGGTCGCGGCGCGTGCGCCCAATGTGGAGGTGTTCGAGGCGCGCAGCCTGATGGTCGGCTTCGGCCTGATGTTCTTCGTGCAGAACGCCGCGCTCCTGATCTGGGGCGGCGACCTGCGCGGCTACGACTACCTCGCCGAGCCGGTGCAGTTCGCCGACCTGCGCTTCACTGCGAACAAGCTGGTGCTGTTCGGTGTCGCGCTGGCGTTGAGCTTGGTGCTGATCGCGCTGCTCAAGCTCACGCTGCTGGGCAAGGCGGTGCGCGCGCTCATGCAGTCGCCGGTGGGTGCGCAGCTCGTGGGCATCAATACCAGGCGCCTGCATCCGCTGATGTTCGGCATCGGCCTCGGGCTCTCGGGCGTGGCCGGCGGGCTGCTGTCGATGACCTATGAAATCTCGCCCTCGATGGGTGCGCCCTACACCGTGACCGCGCTCATCGTGATCACGCTCGGCGGCTTCGGCAGCATCGCGGGCAGCCTCGTCGGCGGCCTGCTGCTCGGCGTGGTCGAGGCGCTGGGGATGCACTTCACCAGCCCCTCCCTCAAGATGCTGCTGTCGTACGCCGTCTTCATCGGCGTCCTGATCTGGCGGCCCAACGGATTGTTCTCGCGATGA
- a CDS encoding aldehyde dehydrogenase, with translation MTTISMLINGERRQAEGGATFERRNPLDGGVATEAPAATTRDAIAAVEAAQAAFAAWSQTGPGERRALLQKAAHALEARTVDFIKAMARETGASAMWAGFNVHLAAGLLTEAAALTTQIGGELIPSDVPGSLAMGVRQAAGVVLGIAPWNAPVILATRAIATPLACGNTVVLKGSELCPETHALIVDATNEAGLPPGVVNFITNAPADAGAVVEAMVAHPAVRRVNFTGSTRVGRIIAQTCAKYLKPAVLELGGKAPLVVLDDADIDVAVNAAAFGAFANSGQICMSTERIVVDAAIADEFVARFAAKAKSLPVGDPREGPVVLGSVVDASTVARCNALIDDALAKGAKLVCGGRAENTLMPATVIDHVTPQMLIYREESFGPVKAVVRVNGVEEAVATANDNEFGLSSAVFGRDIARAFNVARRIESGICHVNGPTVHDEAQMPFGGVKHSGYGRFGGKAGIEAFTELRWITVQTTPRQYPF, from the coding sequence ATGACCACCATTTCCATGCTCATCAACGGCGAGCGCCGCCAGGCCGAGGGCGGCGCGACCTTCGAGCGCCGCAATCCGCTCGACGGCGGCGTCGCGACAGAGGCACCGGCCGCCACGACGCGCGATGCGATCGCGGCCGTCGAGGCCGCGCAGGCCGCTTTCGCGGCCTGGTCCCAGACCGGCCCCGGCGAACGCCGCGCACTGCTGCAAAAGGCGGCGCATGCGCTCGAAGCGCGCACCGTGGATTTCATCAAGGCGATGGCGCGCGAGACCGGCGCGTCGGCGATGTGGGCCGGCTTCAATGTGCATCTGGCCGCAGGGCTCCTCACCGAAGCCGCGGCGCTCACCACGCAGATCGGCGGCGAGCTGATCCCTTCAGACGTCCCCGGCAGCCTCGCGATGGGTGTGCGCCAGGCGGCCGGCGTGGTGCTCGGCATCGCGCCGTGGAACGCGCCCGTGATCCTCGCCACGCGCGCGATCGCGACGCCGCTCGCCTGCGGCAACACGGTGGTGCTCAAGGGCTCGGAGCTGTGCCCCGAGACGCACGCGCTGATCGTCGATGCGACGAACGAAGCCGGCCTGCCGCCGGGCGTGGTCAACTTCATCACCAATGCGCCGGCCGATGCCGGCGCGGTGGTCGAGGCGATGGTGGCGCATCCGGCGGTGCGGCGCGTGAACTTCACCGGCTCCACGCGCGTGGGCCGCATCATTGCGCAGACCTGCGCCAAGTACCTCAAGCCCGCGGTGCTCGAACTCGGCGGCAAGGCGCCGCTCGTGGTGCTGGACGATGCCGACATCGACGTGGCGGTGAACGCGGCGGCCTTCGGCGCCTTCGCCAATTCGGGCCAGATCTGCATGTCGACCGAACGCATCGTGGTCGATGCGGCCATCGCCGATGAATTCGTCGCCAGGTTCGCTGCCAAGGCGAAGAGCCTGCCGGTCGGCGATCCGCGCGAAGGCCCGGTGGTGCTCGGCTCGGTGGTGGATGCGAGCACGGTCGCGCGCTGCAATGCGCTCATCGACGATGCGCTCGCCAAGGGCGCCAAGCTGGTCTGCGGCGGCCGCGCCGAGAACACCTTGATGCCGGCAACGGTCATCGACCATGTCACGCCGCAAATGCTGATCTACCGCGAGGAATCCTTCGGGCCGGTGAAGGCGGTGGTGCGCGTGAACGGCGTCGAGGAAGCGGTCGCGACCGCCAACGACAACGAGTTCGGCCTCTCGTCCGCGGTGTTCGGGCGCGACATCGCACGCGCCTTCAACGTCGCGCGCCGCATCGAATCCGGCATCTGCCACGTGAACGGCCCGACGGTGCACGACGAGGCGCAGATGCCTTTCGGCGGCGTCAAGCATTCGGGCTATGGCCGCTTCGGCGGCAAGGCCGGCATCGAGGCCTTCACCGAGCTGCGCTGGATCACGGTGCAGACCACGCCGCGGCAGTACCCCTTCTGA
- a CDS encoding ABC transporter ATP-binding protein encodes MSASRMTVRGLLAGYHGFQVLQGIDIDVLPGITVVLGPNGAGKTTLLKSLAGLLPRRGEVKLDDGALPAEDATACVRHGLALVAEGRQLFPQMTVTENLELGGWLVPAKVRAQRLARAFEDFPRLKERASQLAGTMSGGEQQMVAVARAMMSGPRLLMLDEPSLGLAPRMVDELLAIVRRIAAQGVTVLMVEQNVRKALQAADRGYVLERGRVVASGDAEALLHSDVIRHAYLGKA; translated from the coding sequence ATGAGCGCCAGCCGGATGACAGTGCGCGGCCTGCTGGCGGGCTACCACGGCTTCCAGGTGCTGCAGGGCATCGACATCGATGTGCTGCCGGGCATCACCGTGGTGCTCGGGCCGAACGGCGCGGGCAAGACCACCTTGCTGAAGTCGCTTGCCGGCCTGCTGCCGCGCCGCGGCGAGGTGAAACTCGACGATGGCGCGCTGCCGGCGGAGGACGCAACTGCCTGCGTGCGCCACGGGCTCGCGCTGGTCGCGGAAGGGCGGCAGCTGTTCCCGCAGATGACCGTCACCGAGAACCTCGAACTCGGCGGCTGGCTGGTGCCGGCCAAGGTGCGCGCACAGCGGCTCGCCCGTGCGTTCGAAGACTTTCCGCGTTTGAAGGAACGCGCATCGCAACTGGCCGGCACCATGAGCGGCGGCGAGCAGCAGATGGTCGCGGTGGCGCGCGCCATGATGAGCGGCCCGCGCCTGCTGATGCTCGACGAGCCTTCGCTCGGGCTCGCGCCGCGCATGGTCGACGAGCTGCTCGCCATCGTGCGGCGCATCGCGGCGCAGGGCGTCACCGTGCTCATGGTCGAGCAGAACGTGCGCAAGGCGCTGCAGGCGGCCGACCGGGGCTATGTGCTCGAACGCGGGCGCGTCGTGGCTTCCGGGGATGCAGAGGCGCTGCTTCATTCCGACGTGATTCGCCACGCCTATCTCGGCAAGGCCTGA
- a CDS encoding helix-turn-helix domain-containing protein produces MAASSLMSTDEVPSRERAPVWRDWVWRHFGGLESDLYGDTEFEGHLAASHAGDVILTRLEANRHRVLRTRQMARTSEAPYLKIVAPWQGSAEVVQCGRAAAVRAGGWTLYDTTTDYTVANPERSDHLIVMLPKDQIAAPGLPLRDLVARRIGGGSGISRVALETMRNTYQELPCMSEAAARGAGELIIQLVRLSLMELAGQDTPRTQREALKDRIRRHVAQHLHDPALSIEAIAQALRCSKRHLHNAFAGDDDTLTGYILQQRLAACIRDLQDPANAARSITDIALASGFCNLSHFSRVFREHTGGSPSEFRQQARRGA; encoded by the coding sequence ATGGCCGCCTCCTCACTCATGTCGACCGACGAAGTGCCCTCGCGCGAACGCGCGCCGGTGTGGCGCGACTGGGTGTGGCGCCATTTCGGCGGGCTCGAATCCGACCTGTACGGCGACACCGAATTCGAAGGCCATCTCGCCGCCTCGCACGCCGGCGACGTGATCCTGACCCGGCTCGAAGCCAACCGCCACCGCGTTCTGCGCACCCGTCAGATGGCGCGCACCAGCGAAGCCCCCTACCTGAAGATCGTCGCGCCGTGGCAAGGCTCGGCGGAAGTCGTCCAGTGCGGGCGGGCGGCGGCGGTGCGTGCCGGCGGCTGGACGCTCTACGACACCACCACCGACTACACCGTCGCCAATCCGGAGCGCAGCGACCACCTGATCGTGATGCTGCCCAAGGACCAGATCGCCGCCCCGGGCCTGCCGCTTCGCGACCTCGTGGCGCGGCGCATCGGCGGCGGCAGCGGCATCTCGCGCGTGGCGCTGGAGACCATGCGCAACACCTACCAGGAGCTGCCGTGCATGAGCGAAGCGGCGGCGCGCGGGGCGGGCGAACTGATCATCCAGCTCGTGCGGCTGTCGCTGATGGAGCTGGCCGGGCAGGACACGCCGCGCACCCAGCGCGAGGCCCTGAAGGACCGGATCCGCCGCCATGTGGCGCAGCATCTGCATGATCCGGCCCTGTCGATCGAAGCGATCGCGCAGGCGCTGCGGTGCAGCAAGCGGCATCTGCACAACGCCTTCGCGGGCGACGACGATACGCTGACCGGCTACATCCTCCAGCAGCGGCTCGCCGCCTGCATCCGCGACCTGCAGGACCCGGCAAATGCCGCGCGGTCGATCACCGACATCGCACTGGCCTCCGGCTTTTGCAACCTCTCGCATTTCAGCCGGGTGTTCCGCGAGCACACCGGCGGCAGCCCGAGCGAATTCAGGCAGCAGGCGAGGCGAGGCGCCTGA
- a CDS encoding ABC transporter ATP-binding protein, with the protein MAEAPILLEAREVTVRFGGLTAVDAVSMQLHAGELVGIIGPNGAGKTTFFNAVSGVVAPTGGHLFAEGVELTGRGPHRYAAHGIARTFQTPRVMGDMTLTDNVRFGMEFAGRHREPIAGLRSERDILDMLSLASLADRPASEVTPSQQRLLEIGMALGTRPRVLLLDEVAAGLTEAEVDAMARRIRKLRDEHGLTVVWIEHAVTTLLRYVERVLVLHQGRKIADGTPVEVVRNAEVVEAYLGDEMVEVAP; encoded by the coding sequence GTGGCTGAGGCACCGATCCTGCTCGAAGCCCGCGAGGTCACCGTGCGCTTCGGCGGCCTCACCGCCGTCGATGCGGTCAGCATGCAGCTGCACGCGGGCGAGCTGGTGGGCATCATCGGGCCGAACGGCGCGGGCAAGACCACCTTCTTCAATGCGGTCTCGGGCGTCGTCGCACCGACCGGCGGCCATCTCTTCGCCGAAGGCGTCGAGCTCACCGGACGCGGCCCGCACCGCTATGCGGCGCATGGCATCGCGCGCACCTTCCAGACGCCGCGCGTGATGGGCGACATGACATTGACCGACAACGTGCGCTTCGGCATGGAGTTCGCAGGAAGGCATCGCGAACCCATCGCCGGGTTGCGCAGCGAGCGCGACATCCTCGACATGCTCTCACTCGCATCGCTCGCCGACCGGCCGGCGTCGGAGGTGACGCCGTCGCAGCAGCGCCTGCTGGAGATCGGCATGGCGCTCGGCACCCGGCCGCGTGTGCTGCTGCTCGACGAAGTGGCGGCGGGCCTGACCGAAGCGGAAGTCGATGCGATGGCGCGGCGCATCCGCAAATTGCGCGACGAACACGGGCTCACCGTGGTGTGGATCGAGCATGCCGTCACCACGCTCTTGAGGTACGTCGAGCGCGTGCTGGTGCTGCACCAGGGCCGCAAGATTGCAGACGGCACACCTGTAGAAGTCGTGCGCAACGCCGAGGTGGTCGAGGCCTATCTGGGCGACGAGATGGTGGAGGTCGCTCCATGA
- a CDS encoding amino acid ABC transporter substrate-binding protein, with protein sequence MLHNANRRRWIQGTATALGAAAVAPKLFAQGAPVRVGYAIARTGPWAAGAQVSQEPNYLLWAEQVNAAGGLSVKGAKRPIELIGYDDRSETETCVRTFEKLMGSDKVDLILPPWGSGANFAVAPLANRFGYPMLAPTALSRKLIDMRLPYFFSMLQQPDKMMGALVDMLVANNVKSVAIVYMDDLFGLENFAALNAALKKTSIQVVERKSYPLGVTDLAPVLRTIKDLNPDAFIGITYPPDTLLVSKQSREIGFNPKFFYASVGTAFQLYTNVMQANAEGVIGMGSWNAKTSPEAKAYFDAHTKKFGKEPDRWASGHCWAGLEILEQAVGKVGLDRKALRDLIAKNEFKTIVGPIRFEGSENASIPGTVAQWQKGEFEVVWPKDRATAKLETPKPAWK encoded by the coding sequence ATGCTTCACAACGCCAATCGCCGCCGCTGGATCCAGGGAACCGCCACCGCGCTCGGCGCCGCCGCCGTCGCGCCGAAGCTCTTCGCGCAGGGGGCGCCGGTGCGCGTCGGCTACGCCATCGCCCGAACGGGTCCGTGGGCCGCCGGCGCACAGGTCAGCCAGGAGCCCAACTACCTGCTGTGGGCCGAGCAGGTCAACGCCGCGGGCGGGCTGTCGGTGAAGGGCGCGAAGCGGCCCATCGAGCTGATCGGCTACGACGACCGCAGCGAGACCGAGACCTGCGTGCGCACCTTCGAGAAGCTCATGGGCAGCGACAAGGTCGACCTGATCCTGCCGCCCTGGGGCTCGGGCGCGAACTTTGCCGTCGCGCCGCTGGCCAACCGCTTCGGCTACCCGATGCTTGCGCCCACCGCGCTGTCGCGCAAGCTGATCGACATGCGCCTGCCGTACTTCTTCTCGATGCTGCAGCAGCCGGACAAGATGATGGGCGCGCTGGTCGACATGCTGGTGGCCAACAACGTGAAGTCCGTCGCGATCGTCTACATGGACGACCTGTTCGGCCTGGAGAACTTCGCCGCGCTCAATGCCGCGCTCAAGAAGACCAGCATCCAGGTGGTCGAACGCAAGAGCTATCCGCTGGGCGTGACGGACCTCGCGCCGGTGCTGCGCACCATCAAGGACCTGAACCCCGACGCCTTCATCGGCATCACCTATCCGCCGGACACCCTGCTCGTGAGCAAGCAGTCGCGCGAGATCGGCTTCAACCCGAAGTTCTTCTACGCCTCGGTCGGCACGGCCTTCCAGCTCTACACCAACGTCATGCAGGCGAACGCCGAAGGCGTGATCGGCATGGGCTCGTGGAACGCCAAGACCAGCCCCGAGGCCAAGGCCTACTTCGATGCGCATACCAAGAAGTTCGGCAAGGAACCCGACCGCTGGGCCAGCGGCCATTGCTGGGCCGGGCTGGAGATCCTGGAGCAGGCCGTCGGCAAGGTCGGTCTCGACCGCAAGGCGCTGCGCGACCTGATCGCGAAGAACGAGTTCAAGACCATCGTCGGCCCGATCCGCTTCGAGGGCAGCGAGAACGCCTCGATCCCCGGCACCGTCGCGCAGTGGCAGAAGGGCGAGTTCGAAGTCGTCTGGCCCAAGGACCGCGCCACCGCGAAACTTGAGACCCCCAAGCCGGCCTGGAAATAA
- a CDS encoding branched-chain amino acid ABC transporter permease, with amino-acid sequence MKAQLANRPWLALGIGIVLAACVPWVASEFVASVALSCLMYIALATSWSLFCGATRYLSLATSAFFGLGAYASAMLLEVLPWPLVILCGALVASVVALLMGSAVLHLRGTYFAVLTFGMTELIRHAVTFVEKQVSGTVGRVLAVVPSNETVYLTVLAIAGGAIATAIVVKRSRFGLALAGIGADEQRAQTLGVDTRRIKIAGFALTAAFAGAVGAAMAVRWTYIEPPAVFSPFIGFQTVLIALIGGAASIGGPVVAAIVFSLLAETLRLQLPYGYMMVLGLLLILSVMYLPNGLASLWQQSGVRRNGRG; translated from the coding sequence ATGAAGGCGCAGCTCGCCAACAGGCCCTGGCTCGCGCTGGGCATCGGCATCGTGCTCGCGGCCTGCGTGCCGTGGGTGGCCTCGGAGTTCGTGGCCTCGGTGGCGCTGTCCTGCCTCATGTACATCGCGCTCGCCACGAGCTGGTCGCTGTTCTGCGGCGCCACGCGCTACCTGTCGCTCGCGACCTCGGCCTTCTTCGGGCTCGGCGCCTATGCGAGCGCGATGCTGCTCGAGGTGTTGCCGTGGCCGCTCGTCATCCTCTGCGGCGCGCTGGTGGCGAGCGTGGTCGCGCTGCTGATGGGCTCCGCGGTGCTGCATCTGCGCGGCACCTACTTCGCGGTGCTGACCTTCGGCATGACCGAGCTGATCCGCCATGCGGTGACCTTCGTCGAGAAGCAGGTCTCCGGCACCGTGGGCCGCGTGCTCGCGGTGGTGCCGTCGAACGAGACGGTCTATCTCACGGTGCTGGCGATCGCGGGCGGCGCGATCGCGACGGCCATCGTGGTCAAGCGCAGCCGCTTCGGACTCGCGCTCGCGGGCATCGGCGCCGACGAGCAGCGCGCGCAGACGCTCGGCGTGGACACGCGGCGCATCAAGATCGCGGGCTTCGCGCTCACCGCGGCCTTCGCCGGCGCGGTCGGTGCGGCGATGGCGGTGCGCTGGACCTACATCGAGCCACCCGCGGTGTTCAGCCCGTTCATCGGCTTCCAGACGGTACTGATCGCGCTCATCGGCGGCGCGGCGAGCATCGGCGGACCGGTAGTCGCGGCGATCGTCTTCAGCCTGCTGGCGGAAACGCTGCGGCTGCAGCTGCCCTACGGCTACATGATGGTGCTGGGGCTGCTGCTGATCCTCAGCGTGATGTACCTGCCCAACGGGCTCGCCTCGCTGTGGCAGCAGAGCGGCGTGCGAAGGAACGGGCGTGGCTGA
- a CDS encoding NADP-dependent oxidoreductase yields the protein MSTTTLSNRQIRLAKRPQGAATRDDWQFTTEPAGDPAEGGVLVKTLSLSLDPAMRGWMNEGKSYIAPVELGAVMRAGGVGRVVASRNPAFAVGDIVYGSLGVQEYALIPEEEIKRSGLSKIDLSLGTIGQWLNVLGMPGMTGYFGLMDIGEPKPGETVVVSGAAGAVGQTVGQLAKIKGCRAVGIAGGQAKCDFVVKELGFDACIDYKAGPAAVREGLKAHCPKGIDIYFDNVGGDILDAALAKITRGARIIICGAISQYNNTTPIQGPKNYLSLLMNRARMQGMVVFDYADRYHLAIAEMSAYLKDGRMKSREDVVEGLETFPEALTKLFTGENFGKLVLKVAD from the coding sequence ATGAGCACCACCACCCTGAGCAACCGGCAGATCCGTCTCGCCAAGCGCCCGCAAGGCGCGGCCACCCGCGACGACTGGCAGTTCACCACCGAGCCGGCCGGCGATCCGGCGGAAGGCGGCGTGCTGGTCAAGACGCTGTCGCTCTCGCTCGACCCCGCGATGCGCGGCTGGATGAACGAGGGCAAGAGCTACATCGCGCCGGTCGAGCTCGGCGCGGTGATGCGCGCCGGCGGCGTGGGCCGCGTGGTCGCGTCGCGCAATCCGGCCTTTGCGGTGGGCGACATCGTCTACGGCTCGCTCGGCGTGCAGGAATACGCGCTCATCCCAGAGGAGGAGATCAAGCGCTCGGGCCTTTCGAAGATCGACCTCTCGCTCGGCACGATCGGGCAGTGGCTCAATGTGCTCGGCATGCCGGGCATGACCGGCTACTTCGGCCTCATGGACATCGGCGAGCCCAAGCCGGGCGAGACCGTGGTGGTGTCCGGCGCGGCCGGCGCGGTGGGGCAGACCGTCGGCCAGCTGGCGAAGATCAAGGGCTGCCGCGCGGTCGGCATCGCCGGCGGGCAGGCCAAGTGCGACTTCGTGGTCAAGGAGCTGGGCTTCGACGCCTGCATCGACTACAAGGCCGGTCCGGCGGCGGTGCGCGAGGGGCTGAAGGCGCATTGCCCCAAGGGCATCGACATCTACTTCGACAACGTCGGTGGCGACATCCTCGATGCGGCGCTGGCGAAGATCACGCGCGGCGCGCGCATCATCATCTGCGGTGCGATCAGCCAGTACAACAACACCACGCCGATCCAGGGCCCGAAGAACTACCTGAGCCTCCTGATGAACCGCGCGCGCATGCAGGGCATGGTGGTGTTCGACTATGCCGACCGCTACCACCTCGCGATCGCCGAGATGTCGGCCTACCTGAAGGACGGCCGCATGAAGAGCCGCGAGGACGTGGTCGAAGGGCTCGAAACTTTCCCCGAGGCGCTGACCAAGCTCTTCACCGGCGAGAACTTCGGCAAGCTGGTCCTGAAGGTCGCGGACTGA
- a CDS encoding SulP family inorganic anion transporter: protein MGVPSAHHASRAFRAADWVAGLSIAGLLLPEAVAYSGIAGLPPQAGVIALLVGLVIYGLLGSSRFAIVSATSSSAAVLLAATTSAAQGDLALRIALGTGIVVLAGVFFLIAAAARLGAVSNLIAKPVLRGFALGLALTIVVKQMPKVVDVQPAHGDFLRLTWELAASIGRWNFAGLAMAATGVALLQGLGRWRATRAVPAALLVIAAGIALDLAGVCRQWGIDAVGPIEIRLTAPSLPELSRELWLRMGELAFAMALILYAESYGSIRTFALRHGDSVSANRDLMALGAANLVSGLFQGMPVGAGFSATSANEAAGAQTRAAGLIAGGVVLLAAIALLPWIAHTPEPLLAAIVIHAVGHTLNPGSLRPYFSWRRDRLIALVAFVAVLLLGVLDGLLAAIGVSLLLLLRGMSADRVSWLGRLGDSHDFVDIARHPEARVPPGMQIARPEMPLFFGNVEPVFARIQSQLEQAPDLHHVVLSLEESADLDGTSTEALCDFAAHVRQRGAQLILARVKDSVRDLLAKVRSDDLPPTAYAAWSVDDAVQQAGQRQPAGAADTVRPARP, encoded by the coding sequence GTGGGCGTGCCGTCGGCGCATCACGCCTCTCGCGCCTTTCGCGCGGCCGATTGGGTGGCCGGCCTGTCGATCGCCGGCCTGCTGCTGCCCGAGGCCGTGGCCTATTCGGGCATTGCGGGGCTGCCGCCGCAGGCGGGCGTGATCGCGCTACTCGTGGGCCTCGTCATCTACGGCCTGCTCGGCAGCAGCCGCTTTGCGATCGTCTCGGCCACCTCTTCGTCCGCCGCCGTGCTGCTGGCGGCCACCACCTCGGCCGCGCAGGGCGATCTCGCGCTGCGGATCGCGCTCGGCACGGGCATCGTCGTGCTCGCCGGCGTGTTCTTCCTGATCGCCGCGGCGGCGCGGCTCGGCGCCGTGTCCAACCTGATCGCCAAGCCGGTGCTGCGCGGCTTCGCGCTGGGCCTGGCGCTGACCATCGTGGTCAAGCAGATGCCGAAGGTGGTCGACGTGCAGCCGGCGCACGGCGATTTCCTGCGCCTCACGTGGGAACTGGCCGCGAGCATCGGCCGGTGGAACTTCGCGGGCCTCGCGATGGCGGCGACCGGCGTGGCATTGCTGCAGGGCCTGGGCCGTTGGCGAGCGACCCGCGCCGTGCCGGCGGCGCTGCTGGTGATCGCGGCCGGCATCGCGCTCGACCTGGCCGGCGTGTGCCGGCAATGGGGCATCGACGCGGTGGGCCCTATCGAGATCCGCCTCACGGCCCCGAGCCTGCCGGAGCTTTCGCGCGAGCTGTGGCTGCGCATGGGCGAACTGGCCTTTGCGATGGCGCTGATCCTCTATGCGGAGTCGTACGGATCGATCCGCACTTTCGCTCTGCGGCATGGCGACAGCGTCTCGGCCAACCGCGATCTGATGGCGCTCGGCGCGGCCAATCTCGTCTCGGGCCTGTTCCAGGGCATGCCGGTCGGCGCGGGTTTTTCGGCCACCTCGGCCAACGAAGCCGCCGGCGCCCAGACCCGCGCGGCCGGATTGATCGCGGGCGGCGTGGTCCTGCTGGCGGCGATCGCGCTCTTGCCGTGGATCGCCCACACGCCCGAGCCGCTCTTGGCGGCCATCGTGATCCATGCGGTCGGCCACACGCTCAACCCCGGCAGCCTGCGACCCTATTTCTCGTGGCGACGCGACCGGCTGATCGCGCTCGTGGCCTTCGTCGCGGTGCTGCTGCTGGGCGTGCTGGACGGCCTTTTGGCCGCCATTGGCGTCAGCCTGTTGCTTCTGCTGCGGGGCATGTCGGCCGACCGCGTGAGCTGGCTCGGCCGGCTCGGCGACAGCCACGATTTCGTCGACATCGCGCGGCACCCCGAAGCGCGGGTGCCGCCCGGCATGCAGATCGCGCGGCCCGAGATGCCGCTCTTCTTCGGCAACGTCGAGCCGGTGTTCGCCAGGATCCAGTCGCAGCTGGAGCAGGCGCCGGACCTCCATCACGTGGTGCTGAGTCTCGAGGAATCGGCCGACCTCGACGGCACCAGCACCGAAGCGCTGTGCGACTTCGCGGCCCATGTCCGCCAGCGCGGCGCACAGCTGATTCTTGCCCGCGTGAAGGACTCGGTGCGCGACCTGCTCGCGAAGGTGCGGTCCGACGATCTGCCGCCCACCGCCTATGCGGCCTGGAGCGTCGACGACGCCGTGCAGCAGGCCGGCCAGCGCCAGCCCGCTGGGGCGGCAGACACGGTCAGGCCAGCGCGGCCGTGA